A DNA window from Trichomycterus rosablanca isolate fTriRos1 chromosome 9, fTriRos1.hap1, whole genome shotgun sequence contains the following coding sequences:
- the LOC134320845 gene encoding adhesion G protein-coupled receptor F5-like: MAITVTSSAQQYTVELEVNVSEEALLELLKSYLNAFINQTSTNISAVDITTVCQLNKAEYQCKCGAQYFWPCNKCVKYGLCDTITNSTCGCINAVPSDGEFCQPLNNLSVIRTLLPSSKSTLAPCAVAHFTEKSPCGNEGMYRVFLRVTVHLRPLLSMRHTCASPLPSAKPNVRLPSASSMLWLSGLNVLSKVLNRLLSFNMWDVAPVSTISPFPSICRCCAGLQVSSVSARNVTSSPASPCVPIRLPLLAARPPLPSAAARAFRTLSPIISATGSASSDASKFRSLALNSASFISAELWVTISVNGLYFSGSPLIIIAIIRPSLGASPAPLSAVKICSARIMYSVTVSLSAFFSEVNVIPKLTLSSNGANAQYASAFSSSSWARSSAVSGPGDTQIKLSLKINENFDITLTNPASKKYLQYKTDILKAIDDSYRIMAGYKSDSVVFFRFRPGSVIADFGINTTKDELNFTLANSQLSTQLTTNGYPVVKEAFDQSGPGSGCIKYSYTVEKQDCDTGAKNMTFICQLSDVTLRSLSYGSKSITIATTKEKFTCSNSEFGIGRVNDKVFKQCEGDVVGIQQAQCDSTGDWKRIFSNCTLRVIQDLADQAKNLDVRDIPQFAANLSAAVIGNARNITMVNENLLKVVDLLSTIASVAKTLMINKEVMTDFLNTVDIIASQEAQETWKNLNKDGIDQNMCSVFLQSIETIGSSLSDENCNITTPNIQLKRTSFDHSFNALFLSNISTEVGIPATPNNITHLITLIVFSALNNVLPVRNATYNDSIQTGTSINGDVILINTEPKITNISLSYGVKNESLSNPQCVFWNFDLLNGIGAWDSTGCELKPIKNQTEYTCECNHTTSFSILMSPFFPDNDALAIISYIGVGISIISLILCLIIESIIWKSVTRNDMSYMRHISIVNIALSLLIADICFIIGASLVKKGEKTPVGPCSAVTFFIHFFYLALFFWMLLSALLLLHHIIMVFSRMSKARMMAIAFTVGYGAPLIIAVITVASTAGYEGYIHERNSCWLNWDKTKALLAFVVPALTIVVINLVVLLVVLNKIMRRGIGATTLPSEKHIIVVLARCVAILTPLFGLTWGFGIGTMVSSDFGIHVVFAFLNSLQGFFVLVFGTLMDHKIYEALAGKLRLRSISSNFTEVKTDIIPFYLCVL; the protein is encoded by the exons TTACTTCAAGTGCACAGCAGTACACAGTGGAACTAGAAGTAAACGTTTCTGAAGAAGCTTTGTTAGAGCTGCTCAAATCATACCTAAATGCATTCATTAACCAAACCTCCACCAACATATCTGCTGTTGACATAACCACAG tgtgtcagttaaataaagctgAATACCAGTGCAAATGTGGGGCACAGTACTTCTGGCCAtgtaacaaatgtgtgaaataTGGACTCTGTGATACCATCACCAATTCTACTTGTGGATGTATTAATGCTGTTCCAAGTGATGGAGAGTTCTGCCAACCACTGAATAACTTAA GCGTCATAAGAACATTATTACCTTCCTCGAAGAGTACCTTGGCACCGTGTGCCGTGGCACACTTCACGGAGAAGAGTCCTTGTGGGAATGAAGGGATGTACAGGGTGTTCTTAAGAGTCACTGTACATCTGCGTCCGTTGCTGTCCATGAGACACACCTGTGCGTCTCCTCTGCCTTCCGCTAAACCGAATGTCCGCCTCCCGTCGGCCAGCTCCATGCTGTGGCTCTCTGGTTTGAATGTGCTGTCGAAGGTCTTGAACCGACTTCTGTCGTTCAACATGTGGGATGTCGCGCCTGTATCGACGATCAGTCCTTTTCCCTCGATCTGCCGCTGCtgcgctggcttgcaggtgtcCTCGGTCTCGGCCCGGAATGTGACGTCGTCTCCCGCGAGTCCCTGTGTGCCGATCCGTCTTCCACTACTCGCTGCACGACCGCCGCTACCTTCAGC TGCTGCGCGAGCTTTCAGAACCCTTTCTCCCATCATCTCGGCTACTGGCTCTGCATCCTCCGACGCCTCGAAGTTTCGCAGTTTAGCCTTGAACTCCGCCAGTTTCATCTCCGCTGAACTATGGGTTACCATCAGCGTAAACGGTTTGTACTTTTCTGGAAGTCCCCTCATAATCATTGCCATCATAAGGCCCTCACTTGGTGCCTCGCCTGCACCTCTGAGCGCCGTGAAGATCTGCTCTGCCCGGATAATGTATTCAGTTACAGTCTCTTTATCCGCTTTCTTCAGCGAGGTCAATGTAAT TCCCAAACTCACGTTGTCCAGCAATGGTGCCAACGCGCAGTATGCGTCAGCATTCAGCTCATCATCCTGGGCTCGTTCCTCAGCGGTCAGCGGTCCAGGAG atACCCAAATAAAACTGTCATTGAAAATCAATGAAAACTTTGACATCACACTTACCAACCCAGCAAGCAAGAAGTACCTTCAATATAAAACTGATATTCTGAAGGCA ATTGATGATAGTTACAGAATAATGGCAGGCTACAAAAGTGACTCAGTGGTATTCTTTAGGTTCAG ACCTGGCAGTGTAATTGCAGACTTTGGAATTAACACAACCAAGGACGAATTAAATTTTACATTGGCAAACTCACAGCTCTCTACCCAACTGACCACAAATGGGTACCCAGTTGTCAAAGAGGCTTTTGATCAAAGTG GTCCAGGTTCTGGCTGCATCAAATACAGCTATACTGTTGAAAAGCAGGATTGTGATACCGGTGCCAAAAACATGACTTTCATATGCCAACTTTCAGATGTCACACTGAGGTCTTTAAGTTATGGCTCAAAAAGCATTACCATAGCAACTACCAAGGAAA AATTTACCTGCTCTAACAGCGAGTTTGGCATTGGACGTGTAAATGACAAAGTATTCAAACAGTGTGAAGGAGATGTCGTTGGAATTCAACAGGCACAGTGTGATTCAACAGGAGACTGGAAAAGAATATTTAGCAACTGCACTCTTCGGGTTATCCAGGATCTGGCAGACCAAGCAAAA AATTTAGATGTGCGTGATATCCCACAGTTTGCTGCTAATCTCAGTGCTGCTGTTATTGGGAATGCTAGAAACATCACTATGGTTAATGAGAATCTCTTGAAAGTTGTTGATTTGCTCAGCACAATTGCCTCCGTTGCCAAAACACTCATGATCAACAAAGAAGTGATGACA GATTTCCTCAACACAGTGGACATCATTGCATCACAAGAAGCCCAAGAAACATGGAAAAATTTGAACAAAGATGGTATTGACCAGAATATGTGCTCTGTATTTCTTCAGTCTATAGAAACTATTGGAAGCAGTCTTTCGGATGAGAACTGTAACATAACAACACCAAATATCCAGCTCAAGAGGACGTCTTTTGATCATTCATTTAATGCACTATTTCTTTCAAATATATCTACTGAAGTAGGTATTCCAGCAACTCCAAATAATATAACACACTTAATCACCCTCATAGTTTTCTCAGCTCTTAATAATGTCTTACCTGTTCGAAATGCCACCTACAATGACAGCATTCAGACTGGTACAAGCATCAATGGAGATGTGATTCTTATCAACACCGAGCCTAAGATCACCAACATCTCACTTTCTTATGGTGTTAAAAATGAGTCACTGTCAAACCCTCAATGTGTCTTTTGGAACTTTGATCTTTTGAATGGTATTGGAGCATGGGACTCAACTGGATGTGAACTAAAGCCTATAAAAAATCAAACTGAATATACATGTGAGTGCAATCACACAACCTCTTTTTCAATCCTGATGTCTCCCTTTTTCCCAGATAATGATGCTTTAGCTATTATATCTTATATTGGCGTTGGCATATCAATCATCAGTTTGATTTTGTGCCTCATTATCGAATCCATAATCTGGAAATCAGTTACAAGGAATGACATGTCTTACATGCGCCACATCTCCATAGTCAACATTGCCCTGTCTCTTCTGATCGCGGATATATGTTTCATTATTGGAGCATCTCTTGTtaaaaaaggagagaaaacGCCAGTGGgtccctgcagtgctgtgaCATTCTTCATCCACTTTTTCTATCTGGCTCTTTTCTTCTGGATGTTGCTGTCTGCTCTTTTGCTTCTCCACCACATCATTATGGTCTTTTCTAGAATGTCCAAAGCAAGGATGATGGCCATAGCCTTCACTGTCGGCTATGGTGCCCCATTAATCATTGCTGTTATTACAGTGGCATCGACTGCAGGATATGAAGGATACATACATGAGAGAAATAGTTGTTGGCTTAACTGGGACAAAACTAAAGCTCTCCTGGCTTTTGTGGTTCCTGCTCTTACTATTGTAGTTATAAACCTTGTGGTACTtcttgtggttttaaataaaataatgagaaGAGGAATTGGGGCCACCACTCTGCCCAGTGAAAAACATATCATAGTGGTTCTTGCCAGATGtgtggccattttaacacctctCTTCGGACTGACCTGGGGATTCGGCATTGGGACCATGGTGTCATCAGATTTTGGGATTCATGTAGTGTTTGCATTTCTGAATTCACTACAG